One window from the genome of Dioscorea cayenensis subsp. rotundata cultivar TDr96_F1 chromosome 3, TDr96_F1_v2_PseudoChromosome.rev07_lg8_w22 25.fasta, whole genome shotgun sequence encodes:
- the LOC120253797 gene encoding beta-glucosidase 12-like encodes MKVHEMKMEGDQAYGTLSLTCIQEDVKIMKEMGLDAYRFSISWTRILPNGRSISGGINKEGVNYYNNLINELISNGLKPFVTLFHWDSPQALEDKYGGFLSENIIVGGYASAILAPGRCSPYEVGHGPVGDSSREPYVVAHDQLLAHAATVTIYKLNYQAHQNGKIGITINSNWYVPFSKSRSSDDSVQRSLDFMYGWFMDPLVLRGYPLNMRVYVGNRLPEFTKEQSQMVKGSFDFIGLNYYTSNYARNIPFSNMVNVSYNTDAHVAQTGDRNGILIGRQGLTSLANATVLSLEEALKDDVRVDFYKKHLIYLERAIKKGVDVRGYFAWSLLDNFE; translated from the exons atgaAGGTGCATGAGATGAAGATGGAAGGGGACCAAGCATATGGGACACTTTCACTCACATGCATTCAG GAGGATGTAAAGATCATGAAGGAAATGGGATTGGATGCTTATAGGTTCTCCATCTCTTGGACTAGGATACTTCCAA ATGGGAGGAGCATAAGTGGAGGGATAAACAAAGAAGGGGTGAATTATTACAACAACCTCATTAATGAACTCATATCTAATG gGTTAAAGCCCTTTGTGACACTATTCCACTGGGACTCTCCACAAGCTTTAGAAGACAAGTATGGAGGCTTCCTAAGTGAAAACATTAT TGTCGGAGGATATGCAAGTGCAATACTAGCACCAGGCCGATGCTCACCTTATGAAGTTGGTCATGGCCCTGTTGGTGATTCAAGCAGAGAACCTTATGTTGTAGCTCATGATCAACTCTTGGCTCACGCTGCTACTGTCACTATCTACAAGCTAAATTATCag gCACATCAAAATGGCAAAATAGGGATAACAATAAACTCCAATTGGTATGTTCCATTCTCCAAATCCAGATCGAGTGATGACTCAGTTCAAAGATCTTTGGATTTCATGTATGGATG GTTCATGGACCCCTTAGTTTTAAGAGGCTATCCTTTGAACATGAGAGTTTATGTTGGAAATCGTTTACCTGAGTTCACTAAAGAGCAATCACAGATGGTTAAAGgatcatttgatttcattggtttaaattaTTACACCTCTAATTATGCTCGAAATATTCCCTTCTCAAATATGGTCAATGTAAGCTATAATACAGATGCACACGTTGCACAAACAG GTGACCGAAATGGAATTTTGATAGGACGACAg GGGTTGACGAGTTTAGCAAATGCAACAGTACTATCACTTGAAGAAGCACTTAAGGATGACGTGAGAGTAGACTTCTACAAGAAACATCTGATCTATCTTGAAAGAGCAATCAA GAAAGGGGTTGATGTGAGAGGATACTTTGCATGGTCTTTGTTGGATAATTTTGAATGA